A genomic region of Notamacropus eugenii isolate mMacEug1 chromosome 3, mMacEug1.pri_v2, whole genome shotgun sequence contains the following coding sequences:
- the TM7SF3 gene encoding transmembrane 7 superfamily member 3 isoform X2, whose product MGLLGPGPLPLALALALALLGLRPGPGSGPGLGVAGETRDNSSVGPFEFYLGKFRHFMLNKPFPEEALLRHVKSNDTFIIFQVHSQYKNITVSLHKNLHLDVSGTGVDKGLVSVLKPEEYVCTWYLETSDAENVWIVAVALSYSAKDPIPGGCNLEFALDVDPNIYLEYNLYETVIKFAPANLGHDRGTDPPPCDLETGLDSRWRLQYDVYQYFLPENNLTEEVLLRHIQKMSVVSQIETSGFKVATLKSSDKTIVYFSSLPGQGVIYNVIVRDPVLNTSAAYVPAHTYACHFNTTVDNCSSLGRISTKVFFTIFAILGLFICFFGHRFWKTELFFIGFIFVGFFFYILITRLTFLQYDDRLILTTVAGGVGGILFVMVWWRFGLILICMLCVGLVLGFLISSVAFFTPLGNLKVFHDDAMFWVTFSCIAVSIPVVFIGCLRILNILTCGITGSYSLVLAIDSYFYTSLSYITLNVLKRAVSANFNKAYTNVPFQTNDFVILAIWGMLAVSGITLQIRRERGQPFFPPHPYKMWKQKRERRVTNILDPSYHVRPLRERLYSKLTQLKQLFQGEEASGERTPLLL is encoded by the exons gtccttttgaattttatttgggGAAATTTAGACATTTCATGCTCAACAAGCCCTTTCCAGAAGAAGCTTTACTGCGTCATGTTAAAAGCAACGACACATTTATAATCTTTCAAGTGCATTCTCAGTACAAGAACATAACAGTCTCTTTGCACAAG AATCTTCATTTAGATGTTTCAGGAACAGGTGTGGACAAAGGCCTAGTTTCTGTTCTTAAACCAGAAGAGTACGTTTGTACTTGGTACTTAGAGACTTCAGATGCTGAGAATGTCTGGATTGTGGCTGTTGCACTTTCTTATTCCGCAAAAG ATCCTATTCCTGGAGGCTGTAATCTGGAGTTTGCTTTAGATGTGGATCCTAACATTTACTTGGAGTATAATTTATATGAAACAGTTATCAAATTTGCCCCAGCAAATCTAGGACATGACAG aggCACAGATCCACCACCCTGTGATCTGGAGACTGGCCTGGACTCCAGGTGGAGGCTGCAGTATGATGTCTATCAGTATTTTTTGCCTGAGAACAACCTGACTGAAGAAGTATTACTAAGACACATACAGAAGATGTCTGTGGTGTCTCAGATAGAAACCAGTGGTTTCAAA GTTGCTACCCTGAAATCTAGCGATAAGACCATCGTTTACTTCTCGTCTCTCCCAGGACAGGGTGTCATTTATAATGTCATTGTACGGGACCCAGTTTTAAATACATCAGCCGCTTACGTTCCTGCTCACACGTATGCCTGTCACTTCAATACCACTGTAGATAATTGTTCTTCTCTTG gAAGGATCTCAACCAAAGTGTTTTTCACTATTTTTGCTATTCTTGGTctcttcatttgtttctttggaCACAGATTCTGGAAAACAG AACTGTTCTTCATAGGCTTTATCTTCgtgggattctttttttatatattgatTACAAGATTAACTTTTCTTCAGTATGATG ATCGCCTGATTTTGACTACAGTTGCGGGAGGCGTTGGTGGAATTCTCTTTGTGATGGTTTGGTGGAGATTTGGGTTGATCCTGATTTGTATGCTCTGTGTTGGACTAGTGCTGGGATTCCTCATCTCGTCTGTGGCTTTCTTTACTCCACTAG gtaaCTTGAAGGTTTTTCATGATGATGCTATGTTCTGGGTGACTTTTTCTTGTATAGCTGTTTCAATTCCAGTAGTTTTCATAGGTTGCCTAAGAATT CTGAACATACTGACTTGTGGAATTACCGGCTCCTACTCTTTGGTCTTAGCCATTGACAGCTATTTTTATACCAGCCTTTCATACATCACTTTGAATGTACTTAAGAGAGCAGTCAGCGCCAATTTCAACAAAGCTTACACCAATGTGCCTTTTCAAACTAATG ACTTTGTTATTCTGGCTATCTGGGGAATGTTGGCAGTGAGTGGAATCACATTACAGATCCGGAGAGAGAGGGGACAAccatttttccctccccacccatataAAATGTGGAAGCAAAAAAGGGAGCGCAGAGTCACCAACATTCTGGATCCCAGCTATCATGTTCGTCCACTAAGAGAAAGACTCTATAGCAAGTTAACACAGTTGAAACAGCTATTTCAAGGGGAGGAAGCATCAGGAGAAAGAACGCCTCTGTTACTGTGA
- the TM7SF3 gene encoding transmembrane 7 superfamily member 3 isoform X1: MLKAFCLKRPLGIFLSPYIATKIQVYQKNSSYTVVIAVHKVLLVLLLSLSIRSCPFEFYLGKFRHFMLNKPFPEEALLRHVKSNDTFIIFQVHSQYKNITVSLHKNLHLDVSGTGVDKGLVSVLKPEEYVCTWYLETSDAENVWIVAVALSYSAKDPIPGGCNLEFALDVDPNIYLEYNLYETVIKFAPANLGHDRGTDPPPCDLETGLDSRWRLQYDVYQYFLPENNLTEEVLLRHIQKMSVVSQIETSGFKVATLKSSDKTIVYFSSLPGQGVIYNVIVRDPVLNTSAAYVPAHTYACHFNTTVDNCSSLGRISTKVFFTIFAILGLFICFFGHRFWKTELFFIGFIFVGFFFYILITRLTFLQYDDRLILTTVAGGVGGILFVMVWWRFGLILICMLCVGLVLGFLISSVAFFTPLGNLKVFHDDAMFWVTFSCIAVSIPVVFIGCLRILNILTCGITGSYSLVLAIDSYFYTSLSYITLNVLKRAVSANFNKAYTNVPFQTNDFVILAIWGMLAVSGITLQIRRERGQPFFPPHPYKMWKQKRERRVTNILDPSYHVRPLRERLYSKLTQLKQLFQGEEASGERTPLLL; encoded by the exons gtccttttgaattttatttgggGAAATTTAGACATTTCATGCTCAACAAGCCCTTTCCAGAAGAAGCTTTACTGCGTCATGTTAAAAGCAACGACACATTTATAATCTTTCAAGTGCATTCTCAGTACAAGAACATAACAGTCTCTTTGCACAAG AATCTTCATTTAGATGTTTCAGGAACAGGTGTGGACAAAGGCCTAGTTTCTGTTCTTAAACCAGAAGAGTACGTTTGTACTTGGTACTTAGAGACTTCAGATGCTGAGAATGTCTGGATTGTGGCTGTTGCACTTTCTTATTCCGCAAAAG ATCCTATTCCTGGAGGCTGTAATCTGGAGTTTGCTTTAGATGTGGATCCTAACATTTACTTGGAGTATAATTTATATGAAACAGTTATCAAATTTGCCCCAGCAAATCTAGGACATGACAG aggCACAGATCCACCACCCTGTGATCTGGAGACTGGCCTGGACTCCAGGTGGAGGCTGCAGTATGATGTCTATCAGTATTTTTTGCCTGAGAACAACCTGACTGAAGAAGTATTACTAAGACACATACAGAAGATGTCTGTGGTGTCTCAGATAGAAACCAGTGGTTTCAAA GTTGCTACCCTGAAATCTAGCGATAAGACCATCGTTTACTTCTCGTCTCTCCCAGGACAGGGTGTCATTTATAATGTCATTGTACGGGACCCAGTTTTAAATACATCAGCCGCTTACGTTCCTGCTCACACGTATGCCTGTCACTTCAATACCACTGTAGATAATTGTTCTTCTCTTG gAAGGATCTCAACCAAAGTGTTTTTCACTATTTTTGCTATTCTTGGTctcttcatttgtttctttggaCACAGATTCTGGAAAACAG AACTGTTCTTCATAGGCTTTATCTTCgtgggattctttttttatatattgatTACAAGATTAACTTTTCTTCAGTATGATG ATCGCCTGATTTTGACTACAGTTGCGGGAGGCGTTGGTGGAATTCTCTTTGTGATGGTTTGGTGGAGATTTGGGTTGATCCTGATTTGTATGCTCTGTGTTGGACTAGTGCTGGGATTCCTCATCTCGTCTGTGGCTTTCTTTACTCCACTAG gtaaCTTGAAGGTTTTTCATGATGATGCTATGTTCTGGGTGACTTTTTCTTGTATAGCTGTTTCAATTCCAGTAGTTTTCATAGGTTGCCTAAGAATT CTGAACATACTGACTTGTGGAATTACCGGCTCCTACTCTTTGGTCTTAGCCATTGACAGCTATTTTTATACCAGCCTTTCATACATCACTTTGAATGTACTTAAGAGAGCAGTCAGCGCCAATTTCAACAAAGCTTACACCAATGTGCCTTTTCAAACTAATG ACTTTGTTATTCTGGCTATCTGGGGAATGTTGGCAGTGAGTGGAATCACATTACAGATCCGGAGAGAGAGGGGACAAccatttttccctccccacccatataAAATGTGGAAGCAAAAAAGGGAGCGCAGAGTCACCAACATTCTGGATCCCAGCTATCATGTTCGTCCACTAAGAGAAAGACTCTATAGCAAGTTAACACAGTTGAAACAGCTATTTCAAGGGGAGGAAGCATCAGGAGAAAGAACGCCTCTGTTACTGTGA